The Anopheles moucheti chromosome 3, idAnoMoucSN_F20_07, whole genome shotgun sequence genome contains the following window.
TAGCAAATATAAAACTAAACAGAAATAGCTTAAACATTTATTCTTTAgcataaattttatataattatattaatttttatttaatataattcTAACCATGACAATCTGCAGGACCTTATTTCATGATTGAAGATATTCAGCTACCTGGActcttattgtttttttaagttattttGAGTATTTCAATTATACTCATACCCAATATACTCATCCTTAAATGTCAATACCATTTGACACTACCAACACTAATTCTACCAACTATTACCAACACTAATACAAATACACAACCAAATGTCTCATGTGTCTCCTGCCTCAGCTACTGTTTACCAGCCCAATTTTCTTTCCTGTTctcgtcttttttttattacctttACGTCCGGTGCCACTCACGCACTTGTTCGTCCACGCCATGTTTTGGTGGTTTCCGGTTGACCATAAAATGTGACACCCCGCCACCGGAAGACGGTGCCAAGAAGAAACGCCAAGAAAGGGCCCCGTCCGACACGTACGACTCTTGTCAGCGAAATCTAGCACTCGAGTCGGCCAGTCCTTCGACCGGTGGAcagtttcctttttccaatCGCACTCCCATTCGAATCCTTCAATCTTCAATCTGTGGTTacgggcggttttttttttgccctctaCTTTCACTCGAATATTGACTCGCAATCACTGTCGTCCAGTGCGCGCTCGCCAGCGTAACCATCGGTAATGGTGTCCAATTtcccgacacacacacactaaaccGTTTGAATGGTTCTAAAGTTAGAGTAGGCGAAGAAGGGCTGAAGAAAGGATCACCAACTGTTTGGTGCACGTACCGCTTACTTTCGGAACATCCCATTGTTTCAGGATGGATGCGATAATGGATGTGGAAGGGccgataaaacatttgttgctTCAGCAGGCTGAAAATCTTCATCTGCCTAATTAGGATTTATGTGGTGCTTATTGAAATCCTGGCATTAGGCTCTTTAGACATCAATTTCTATGACTGCGAGGGGAGACTGTAACCATACAAGcttcatcttcatcgattattttggtaatggttttttttttctattcaaacttagattttttttagtaGAACATTTAAGTTTCGAGGAAGAATCGTACAGAGAAAGATCGTACAATGAGTCCGAAAACTTCGTTGCGATTGAATCATATTGTAGGTCACACTATTTCCAAAGCTTATTTGAGCAATTAAACCTATTTTGCTATTAAAATCTTGCTACTGATGAGAAAAGGTGTAAAGAATCAATTCTAATCATGATAAGATAAGAGTGTTTGACGTGGCTTTCGTACATCCAACGATCATATATAATCTTACAGGCTCGATTGATGAATTAAAACTCAAATTTAAGTATAACAATTAAAATTACCCTGTTTAAAACTTTGAGTTCCCGAGTTTTCTTTTAAGATTAACCATGTGTGGAAAATTTCTGCTATGCATCTACCCTTAAATATTCCACTTCAAGTTGGAAACAATTCAGAAAGCTTCCAACTTTTGAGTTTAAACTCCAAGACTCTGTTAACTGCTTGaacataaaatgaaattaaacagCCTGGAACCCGCACTGATGTAAGTAAGGCATTTTAGCACAACAATATCTTAAACCTAATGAAGCATACACAGTTTTACATAGCCCAGAACACATCCGGCCACGCAGCGTTCGCTGCTTGCTTCCGGTTTATGCACAAAACCGTTCTGATAATTAGTTTTTAACGACATCGATAAAACTACGCACCATTCCCAGGCAGGTACCGTGAAACAGGAAACCGGAAATGCAATTTCGGTACTGCCAGCAACATTCGCGTACCGTAAACATCACCCCACCTTGGCCTTTGAATTCGCGAACTAATCCAACCCAAAACTGCGTACGCACCATTTGCTGCAGTGCACGCATAATGCAGGATGCGTTTTTGGCAGTGACGCCTCTGAAGAGTCTCTGCTGCTGAAGAACCCCCACCAACACCCGCGGCCCCGGGAATCGAAGTCGGTGCGTGCATTCTCACGTTTGCGGCAACATACGGCAAGCGAACGCAATAGGTACACACGCTCGTGGAACACGCATTTCCGTGGTATCTCCCGCGTGTAGACGCAGTTCAGCGATGGTGCGCTACTTAAAACTGGAGCAAATTCCATCGGTAATGTTATTTTGCGATGGTTAGCTGCTGATGGTAAAACCGTTTCAACCGTTTTCATTTAATGTACGCTTTCATCTCGCTTGTCAACGGTAAATGGTTTCTATCGATTGGCCACCGTGTGCCTTCGTCTGTTTGTAACTGATTGACCGTGCTGCTCTGTGCACACGCGGGTCATATTACACCGAGTCGGACCGACCGAGCGATGTGGACTTTGTGACTTCCGCGATGGAGTGCCCATGTTGGgccattttaaaatttgtttattgtgtTTGAGAGCTTCACATACTCTATCATGATCATGAGCTGCTGTGTtcacatttttatttgcacacGAGTCCTTTTACAACTACAATGAGAATTTATCTTTCTTACTCCCCGACGACGGTTGCTTGGGAACTTTCGGCATGTTGGGCGAATCGTACGAACTGGGAGGCGGCTTGTGAACTTGCATGTTTTTGGCTATATCTGCGACGGCCACCGGTTGCGGACAGGACTGTCCAAGAATTTGCAACTCCTTAGCGCAGCGTTTGAGAAAGTGCTGGTCGGGGTTCTAACAATCGAAACATTTAAACTGCTGCTGATAGCGTTCAACGAAGGCAAGCATACCTCACCGGTTTTGCACAAATCCACCGACATTTGCGCATTCGTTAGGGGTACAAGGCAACGCAACGTCCAGTCCCGGCTTCGCTCGTCACACTCGTAGATGGGAAACTGTAagccaaaacaaaaggaaagcatTTTTCCCTTTCAGTGTGTATGCAACGGAACAAATACTTACCAATTCATCTTCTATTGAGCTTGAGGATGCTTTCAGGTTTGATTTCTTTGCCCATGTAACATTATGAACACTTAGAGTTGTCAGACACAGTACAATAAATGAGACATGTGCACTAATAGCCATGCTGCGAAACATTCCTCAGGGTTCTTACGGTTTTAGGTCTGCGATTGAACTGGCGATAGCTAATCGAGAACGTTATGAATTGTCGTGGTTACACAGAGTTCACGCTCATCATCAACAACTGTGAACTGTTTGAACAGCTGTCAAGGTAAAGCCTGATGTAACTATTCTCTTCACGAGCTTgttcaaaaaacaaacataaaaaatcaaacgTTAAAGATTACGTTccaatgaaattgttttattaatatcTGCCCTAAGCAAATTATCCATTTATTCGTTTATCTTATTTATAaatgttgaataaattatttataattcttATATTTTAAGGGtttttctatttattattcaaatattttgaataattaatagaaattttttaattccttttcCTTTATTATCCTATCAATAAGCTATTTAACTTTAAGACAAAATACATCCGaactaaaataaattttcaaaacaaaaaccaattccAAACGGTTCCTTTTGTGTAACAACCGGTACAAAGCTTTTCCTTGGGCGCGTGTCAAGCTGTATACAAATTTGTATGCAAAAGCTTTAGCGCAATAAAAGCTTAAGTTTTATGCTGTGTATGTAGCTATAAAATATGTTCAAATGTTGtattagttttaattttatttcataaaacaGTACTTTCAAGAATACGGATTtgaataataaatcaattgaCACTAAGGTTACCATTAGTTTAAAATCTTACTTAAACACATAATACTCTGACATTTTTACACAGTAATATTagcttccatttttgtttcgtggaGTTGACTAACAACAATCCATAGTTTCACAAGGATAATCCATCAGCTAACTTACATTTCAGAGTTAATCATACCATGCTATCGTCATGAAGAAATCTTATCTGAATATCGTTGTTGTTTAAAGATTattggaaggaaagaaaaaaccacagCATAGATTTTTTGCGTGACGATACGAAATGGAAGCCCACTGATAAGGTAGCAAAATGTTCCCCTTTTTCCCCCAAACAATACATTGCCTCTGCTTCCACAATCAGATAGCAATTCCCTACTAGCGTAATAAAACTCAATTGGTGGATTATCAACAATAGAGATTTAGCGAAACCAAAGAGTATAATAgaaatggtttaaaaactaGATCGCGCTTATCTGGCGCATTTAACCGATTGCTATGTTATCAGAAATATAGCTGCATGATGGTGCGTACTTAAACTAGACAATATTTCCGAGCTCCGTCTATTGGCGTCTGGGAAGTGAAGTGGTGACCACAATGTTTTTGCTACTGGTAGTGTCTTTCGCCTGTGTCGGATTAGCGCACGGTATGTCCATACTGCTTTGCTCTGTTACGAAGATTTACTAATGCCTCGTTTGTCACACTACAGCCGGTCCGCTCGGTCAAGGTAAGATCGTCAATGGTACGGATGCAGCGATCGAAAACTACCCATTCGTTGTGTCTCTGCGTGGTGGCAGTGGTGGCCACTCGTGCGGTGGCAGCATCTTGAACAGCCGCTGGATTCTAACGGCGGCTCACTGTGTCGACTACACTACGCCCCTCTCCCAAACGATCCAGGTGGGACGTACGAACATTTCGCGAACGGAAGATGAATCCATATACGCGATCGAGGATGTTGTGATCCATCCCGGCTACAATCCGGCCGACAGCTATATCGATGATATTGCTCTGCTAAAGTTACGCAAGCCACTGGTATTCAGTGAACAGGTGCGACCGGTTCGGTTGCCGAAACGATTCTTTGAGATTGATATGCAAGACTCCAACGTGGTGACGCTCGTCGGATGGGGTCGCAACGCCTCAGAAGGACCGGTACAAACCACTTTGCAGCAGATCGATTACTATGCAGTGCCGAACGACGAATGCAATCGCATCCACAGCAATCACATCTATCCTACGCAGATCTGCGCAGCCGAACCAGGTGGTGGAAAGGGCCAGTGCAGTGTAAGTATTTTATACTTGATCCCTTTTAGCGATGACCTGTCATTTGACTGCATCCTTTACAGGGAGACTCTGGTGGACCGTTGATGTACAAAGAGTTCCAGGTGGGCATCGTATCTTGGAGTGTCAAACCCTGTGCCATCGCTCCATTCCCAGGCGTGCTCACAAAGGTTTCGTACTATGTGGACTTTATCAATCAACATGCCAGCGAATataattcttaaaaatatgccACCAACGTCATAGCTTTTCAACTGTCTCTTCAACTATGCTTCCTTATCAAAACCGTATTTCATCTTTGGACTTTTATGAAGTTTATTAGATGCCGTTGGGTTATTCCTCAAACTACAGTAAAACATTCCTCTTTCAGGTatataaaacacaacaattgTACAAGAAATTGGTTTTTAGATAGTAGTTTTCATTATCCGAAGTTGCGATAAGTTGCTAAATGGAACGAAAATACATTATTGCCattcttttaattatttaatgaaaGAAACAATCTAGACTGCATCCTGGATCTTGACAGTTCTTGATTACTTCTAGTATAGATCATAGAACTTAACAAGACCGATAACCAATACCAATGTTCATACATCTTAGCAACCCTTATTTTGGTACACATAATTTTACCAAACTGCAGCCATCTAGTAAACACATTCATGTTGTTCTGTCAATCGCTTATTTGTTTTACTAGTTTCCCAAAATGAAACTTTAATTTCGACTTCAAAATCGATTCAAGCTCACGTTGAACAAATTGCTAGTATTAAACACCATGAACGACAAGCTATCTGAAAAGGACTTACCGACATCGTCGGATTCTAGTGACATTGGCAGAGATAATTCTTTTTCGGATATTTGCATCACTCAACCCGGTGATAGCAGCAACGATTGGGTAGTGTGTCGTATTTGCCAAAGTTCAAGCGATGAAGTTAGGTAAGCATTATTTAACCCGCGCATAAATGTGTCATGCTAACAAGCATACTTATCACCTGTGTGCTGTACACAATTGGAAGCATGATATCTCCGTGTCTGTGCAAAGGCTCGATGAAGTATGTGCATCTGGAATGTTTGGAGCTTTGGTTGAACCGTTCGGGGCTTACGCGATGTGAATTGTGTTTGCATGCGTTTCAAACGCACGAAACGCTTCGGTATGTGTTCCCTTCTTAACCGGGAGAGTCAGAACAAAACCTGGTTACTTGGATCGCAATTTTACACCTCATTCTTTCTGACAGATATGGATGCTGCGAATCGGTGTTAGTGTGGTACCGAAATCCGGACAATCGTAATCTTTTGATGGTAGTTATCTTTACTTACATGTCGTACTACTTTTTAAAGCGttctaatgtttttttttcttttttcttctagtCTGATCTTCTCATTTACTCCATTCTGTCATTTGTATGTTTCATGCTAACACTGGTTTGTATGCTGGTGTTACGTTTTCAACATTCACCCCAGGATCCCTTTGGGGAAGAACTCGCCAAAGTTGCTGTCATTTGCTTCTTATCACTTGTGGTCGGTATaactttttatatttttattcaaactaCTTAAATGTTACTTCACTGAAAATCGTTTTGCAATGTGCTTTCAGATGGTCGCTTATTCGGCCAATGTTATCATAATTGCAAGAGACCACCTGCTTCCTTGGTATcggtatgttattttttttccagaaTATAAATTAGATGCTAAATTCATAGATTttcgtaaattattttttccagTTGGTGGAGATCTGCCAGAAATGTGCGGTTATCCAGATTAGTAATGGACAGATTTTCTATGGAAACTGTTTAGAATGCACAACACTAATATTTTAGGAACTGGACGAACTCATCTGTGATATGTGTATATAAATAAGTACCTAAAAGAATTTAAATAGATCAATAAACATTTTGTCATCGTTCTTTAGTTGATAACTCTCACtctgtctctttctctctctcacactctGCCTTTCTTTCTACTTACCCGTTGTACGAAGGATTATGCAAGCAATTATTGTCATATAAGAAACTTCTCTCTTTTCTTGCTTGtacaacaaacaatttaatattCCTTAACATTTGGTAGTATTTCCTACACGAATATTGTCTAGCTTACcttcacaaataaaaaatgatacTCACAATAGCGTAATTGTTCGTATCGGAACTTCTAACTAACGGAAGAACTATCGGACGACACTTGCTGCTGCTCTTCCCGCTGGAAGTTTAGTGCGTCGTATATATCACGGTGTGGTCCTGCTTCACATATTTCTTCGTAAATGTTATTGAGTGGAATCGCGTCATCACCAAcgggaacttcataccaaaaggAAGTGCTTTTTTCCGTAACAGCATCACCAACCGAGAGCGATTTCGAGAGATACCGATAAAACGGTTCGCGCAAAATGTTCCGATAACGATTGTACAGCAGTATGATGACGTTTGAAACTAAAACTCCAACCGCTATCGATATGATCACTTTCAATGGATTGGCAATAGTAAACCGAGGTTGGTAGATGGATATTTTCTTGCCTAGTGGCATAATTTTTCCCTGCGCGTAATATATGAATGGTTCGGGTTTAATTGGCAGCCTTTGATCAGGATCAAATTGTGAAGGAAGTTCTGTCGTTCCGGTAGTTGGCAATAAGCACGGTAAACCCCACACGGAAATTGTGTCGTATCGTTTGTTGTACCGCAAAATATTAAAGAATGTTGGATTCTTTAAACGACTGTGGTTTAACCACGAACAATCCCACGGATTGCCATCGATTGCGATGCTATCGAGACGGGGATGTGGTTGGAAGCTACCCATGCTGAATAGCAGATTGTGCGATAAATTTACCATCCGTAACGAGAGTGCTACCTCGAACGCTTTGGGATGCAGCGTTGATATTCGATTGTGGCTAAGATCGATCGTGTCCAAAGAGGATTCAACGGGTAGCAATGATTGCGAAACTCTATCGAACTCGTTATGGCTCAAAACTAATGTCACCAGCGCGGGTAAATTGACCAACTCTACGGAACTCTCAGATAGCGCGTTCTTCGACAGATTCAACGACACCAACAGAGGCATATTTTTTACAGCAGCCGAATTAAGCGCACATTGTACCATCGTAATATGTTGCGCCGCGCTTTGCCCTCCATCAGGCGATTCTAGTATAAGTTTTGAGATCTTGTGCGATGATGTATCCACGAAATTAATTTCTTCTAACATTGCGGGAAGAGAATCAAATATGGACGATACGCTGTGTACCGTGCTGTTCTTCACATTGATCAGCTCGATGTTTGCCAACATACTCGCTTTAAAATCTATACCCGCACTGTGCTGAATGGTGAGCTCTTTTAACtgtttcaaataaaacaaagcgtCATGATTCATCGTCGTAAACACACTGTGTTCTATCACAAGCTTCCGTAACATGGTTAGATAGCGAAAACTATCGCTAATAACGTGCTGTACTTTGCACGCCGCTAACTCCAACTGCGTCAAATTTTGCAATCTTTGAAACGTTCCATTACCGAGCGTTGGTAAGCAGTATCCTTCCAGCGCGAGGCGGTTTATTTTCTCAGGAAAGATTAAATATTCTAGACCCAATCCAGTTACAT
Protein-coding sequences here:
- the LOC128304947 gene encoding E3 ubiquitin-protein ligase MARCHF3-like — its product is MNDKLSEKDLPTSSDSSDIGRDNSFSDICITQPGDSSNDWVVCRICQSSSDEVSMISPCLCKGSMKYVHLECLELWLNRSGLTRCELCLHAFQTHETLRYGCCESVLVWYRNPDNRNLLMSDLLIYSILSFVCFMLTLVCMLVLRFQHSPQDPFGEELAKVAVICFLSLVMVAYSANVIIIARDHLLPWYRWWRSARNVRLSRLVMDRFSMETV
- the LOC128304690 gene encoding uncharacterized protein LOC128304690; translation: MFRSMAISAHVSFIVLCLTTLSVHNVTWAKKSNLKASSSSIEDELFPIYECDERSRDWTLRCLVPLTNAQMSVDLCKTGENPDQHFLKRCAKELQILGQSCPQPVAVADIAKNMQVHKPPPSSYDSPNMPKVPKQPSSGSKKDKFSL
- the LOC128303171 gene encoding chymotrypsin-1-like gives rise to the protein MFLLLVVSFACVGLAHAGPLGQGKIVNGTDAAIENYPFVVSLRGGSGGHSCGGSILNSRWILTAAHCVDYTTPLSQTIQVGRTNISRTEDESIYAIEDVVIHPGYNPADSYIDDIALLKLRKPLVFSEQVRPVRLPKRFFEIDMQDSNVVTLVGWGRNASEGPVQTTLQQIDYYAVPNDECNRIHSNHIYPTQICAAEPGGGKGQCSGDSGGPLMYKEFQVGIVSWSVKPCAIAPFPGVLTKVSYYVDFINQHASEYNS